In Marinobacter sp. LQ44, the following are encoded in one genomic region:
- the fliM gene encoding flagellar motor switch protein FliM, with product MQDLLSQDEIDALLHGVDDGDIDTYEETDETGVKTYDLASQDRIVRGRMPTLEMINERFARYTRISLFNLLRRNADVSTGGVQIMKFGEYIHTLYVPTSLNLCKVRPLRGTSLFVLDAKLVFKLVDNFFGGEGRHAKIEGREFTPTETRIVQMVLNQVFHDMKEAWHAVLQVEFEYLSSEVNPAMANIVSPSEVVVVSTFHIELDGGGGELHFALPYSMIEPIRDVLDAGVQSDIDDVDERWVNALQEDIKEVNVPINTTVCRRRISLRDIARMKAGDVIPVEVPEHLTVTANGIPIYKATLGTRDGKLALRIHERATLPKVKKQLKVGRNG from the coding sequence ATGCAGGATTTATTGTCACAGGACGAAATTGATGCGCTTCTCCACGGTGTGGATGACGGTGACATAGATACCTATGAAGAGACTGATGAAACCGGCGTAAAGACCTACGATCTGGCCAGTCAGGACCGTATCGTCCGTGGCCGTATGCCCACCCTTGAGATGATCAACGAGCGGTTTGCCCGCTACACCCGTATCAGCCTGTTCAACCTTTTACGCCGGAATGCTGACGTCTCCACCGGTGGCGTGCAGATCATGAAGTTCGGTGAATATATTCACACCCTGTATGTGCCCACCAGTCTCAACCTGTGCAAGGTGCGCCCACTGCGTGGCACCTCGCTGTTCGTTCTGGACGCCAAGCTGGTGTTCAAACTGGTGGATAACTTCTTCGGCGGGGAGGGCAGGCACGCCAAGATTGAGGGCCGTGAATTCACGCCCACCGAAACCCGCATTGTCCAGATGGTTCTGAACCAGGTTTTCCACGACATGAAAGAAGCCTGGCATGCGGTCCTGCAGGTGGAATTCGAATACCTGAGCTCGGAAGTGAATCCGGCGATGGCCAATATTGTCAGCCCGAGTGAAGTGGTGGTGGTCAGTACCTTCCATATCGAACTGGATGGCGGTGGTGGTGAGCTGCACTTTGCTTTGCCCTATTCCATGATTGAGCCCATTCGGGATGTGCTGGATGCCGGGGTGCAGAGCGATATCGACGATGTTGATGAGCGGTGGGTCAACGCCCTGCAGGAAGACATCAAGGAAGTGAATGTTCCGATCAATACAACGGTTTGCCGGCGCAGGATATCACTTAGGGATATTGCCAGGATGAAGGCCGGGGATGTGATCCCTGTAGAAGTGCCCGAGCATTTGACGGTTACCGCCAATGGAATTCCGATCTACAAGGCCACACTGGGAACCCGAGACGGAAAGCTGGCGCTGAGAATTCATGAGCGGGCGACATTGCCCAAAGTAAAGAAACAACTGAAGGTGGGACGCAATGGCTGA
- the flhA gene encoding flagellar biosynthesis protein FlhA, producing the protein MDRALVLSNVKTLTRGSIGIPLMLMGLLGMMILPMPAFLLDVFFTFNITLSIVILLVCVYALRPMEFASFPTVLLVATLLRLGLNVASTRIVLLNGHEGGDAAGKVIESFGEVLIGGNYAVGLVVFAILMIINFLVVTKGAGRVSEVSARFTLDAMPGKQMAIDADLNAGLINQDEAKSRRSEIAQEADFYGSMDGASKFVKGDAIAGLLILAINIIGGISIGMLQHGLDFGLAMQRYALLTIGDGLVAQIPSLLLSTSAAIMVTRVTASQDMGGQIIHQMFNAPKAIGIAAVILIILGLIPGMPHVAFLGLGSLAAGAAWLIWKKQSQTVEEEGVYAGRGGMAGGAPRAGGEVVQDRSGAEGQALPAPGETRELGWDDVATVDIVGLEVGYRLIPLVDKSQGGQLLSRIKGVRKKLSQDLGFLMPSVHIRDNLDLMPNVYRITLMGVTIAEAEIHPERELAIDPGQVFGKVEGIAGKDPAFGLDAIWIEPDKKDQAQTLGYTVVDASTVVATHLNQILQKHAHELIGHEEAQKWLDQLEKMAPKLAEELVPTTISVSVLLRVLQNLLREEVPVRDMRSIAEAIVNVHPRSQDPKLLTTLARQALRRMIVQSICGNDTEIPVITLDPDLEQLLLKSVQQSQQSGGQDDIGLVLEPNMVEKLQRSLQDSVQRQEMLGKPAILLVSGPLRPVLAKFASYGVERLHVLSYQEIPDNKQITIVASVGQ; encoded by the coding sequence ATGGACAGAGCGTTAGTTCTGAGTAACGTCAAAACCCTGACGCGGGGCAGTATCGGTATTCCGCTGATGCTGATGGGTTTGTTGGGTATGATGATCCTGCCCATGCCGGCCTTCCTGCTGGATGTGTTTTTTACCTTCAACATCACTTTGTCCATCGTCATCCTGCTGGTGTGTGTGTACGCGCTTCGGCCCATGGAGTTTGCGTCGTTCCCGACGGTACTGCTGGTTGCCACGCTCCTGCGTCTGGGGTTGAACGTGGCCTCTACCCGGATTGTCCTGCTCAACGGTCACGAAGGTGGCGATGCCGCCGGTAAGGTGATCGAATCGTTCGGTGAGGTTCTGATCGGCGGTAACTACGCCGTTGGTCTGGTGGTGTTTGCCATCCTGATGATAATCAACTTCCTGGTAGTGACCAAGGGCGCCGGCCGGGTGTCGGAAGTCAGTGCCCGCTTTACCCTGGACGCCATGCCCGGCAAGCAGATGGCCATTGATGCGGATTTGAACGCGGGCCTGATCAACCAGGACGAGGCCAAAAGCCGCCGTTCGGAGATTGCCCAGGAAGCGGATTTCTATGGGTCTATGGATGGTGCGTCCAAGTTTGTGAAGGGCGATGCCATTGCGGGGTTGCTGATTCTTGCGATCAATATCATCGGTGGTATCTCGATCGGCATGCTCCAGCATGGCCTGGACTTTGGCCTGGCGATGCAGCGGTACGCGCTGCTGACCATCGGTGACGGCCTGGTTGCCCAGATTCCATCACTGTTGCTGTCTACTTCCGCTGCCATCATGGTAACGCGGGTAACGGCCAGCCAGGACATGGGCGGGCAGATCATTCATCAGATGTTCAACGCGCCGAAGGCCATCGGTATTGCCGCCGTCATCCTGATTATCCTGGGCCTGATTCCGGGCATGCCCCATGTTGCCTTCCTTGGATTGGGCAGCCTTGCGGCCGGTGCGGCCTGGCTGATCTGGAAAAAGCAAAGCCAGACTGTGGAAGAAGAGGGCGTTTACGCCGGTCGTGGCGGCATGGCTGGTGGAGCGCCCCGTGCCGGTGGCGAGGTGGTTCAGGATCGGTCCGGCGCAGAAGGACAGGCGCTGCCGGCGCCCGGTGAAACCCGGGAGCTGGGCTGGGATGATGTGGCGACCGTTGACATCGTTGGTCTGGAAGTGGGCTACCGGCTGATTCCTCTGGTCGATAAATCCCAGGGCGGGCAGCTGCTCAGTCGCATCAAGGGGGTTCGCAAAAAACTGTCTCAGGATCTGGGTTTCCTGATGCCGTCAGTGCACATTCGGGACAATCTGGACCTTATGCCGAACGTCTATCGCATTACCCTGATGGGTGTGACCATTGCCGAGGCGGAGATTCACCCGGAACGTGAGCTGGCCATTGATCCGGGTCAGGTGTTCGGCAAGGTGGAAGGCATTGCCGGCAAAGACCCGGCCTTCGGCCTGGATGCCATCTGGATTGAGCCTGACAAGAAAGACCAGGCCCAGACTCTGGGCTACACCGTGGTGGATGCCAGCACGGTGGTGGCTACCCACCTTAACCAGATTCTGCAAAAGCACGCCCATGAACTTATCGGCCATGAAGAGGCCCAGAAGTGGCTGGACCAGTTGGAGAAAATGGCCCCGAAACTGGCTGAGGAGCTGGTGCCTACGACGATTTCCGTGAGCGTCCTGTTGCGGGTGCTTCAGAATCTGCTCCGGGAAGAAGTGCCGGTCAGGGATATGCGCTCCATTGCCGAAGCCATCGTTAACGTCCATCCCAGAAGCCAGGACCCGAAACTGTTGACCACCCTGGCTCGCCAGGCGCTGCGCCGAATGATCGTTCAGAGCATCTGTGGCAATGACACCGAGATACCGGTGATCACTCTGGATCCAGACCTGGAACAGTTGTTGCTTAAGTCAGTTCAGCAGAGTCAACAATCCGGCGGACAGGACGATATTGGCCTGGTGCTTGAGCCCAATATGGTGGAAAAGCTGCAGCGGTCCCTTCAGGACAGTGTTCAGCGCCAGGAAATGCTGGGCAAGCCGGCGATTCTTCTGGTTTCCGGGCCCTTGCGGCCAGTGCTGGCAAAGTTTGCCAGTTATGGGGTAGAGCGTTTGCATGTGCTCTCGTACCAGGAAATTCCGGATAACAAACAGATCACGATAGTCGCCTCTGTTGGTCAGTAA
- the flhB gene encoding flagellar biosynthesis protein FlhB, producing the protein MAEENDNSQEKTEEPTPRRLEKAKEDGQTARSKELATMAVLLAGAGGLLMFGGGLGNTLEGIMRDSFVIERAAIYDTRHMSVQLILSAKEAAFALSPILIMLLVAAIAGSIGIGGLLFSGKAIAPKLNRIDPIKGLGRMFSLRSLIELVKAIAKVGLVLAVTILILNLRTDDLLAIAEEPIVPAMAHVVWTVGWSFLILSCATIIIAMIDVPFEIYDHQKKLRMTKQEVKDEYKDTEGKPEVKGKIRQLQREMAQRRMMQDVPTADVVITNPTHYAVALKYNQDSMGAPVVVAKGADEIAFKIMEIAREHKVEILRTPPLTRAVYHNTDVGQEIPDGLYMAIAQVLAYVFQLRQFRKGRGAKPGMPDFPIPPEMRRDI; encoded by the coding sequence ATGGCTGAAGAGAACGATAACAGCCAGGAGAAAACCGAAGAGCCGACCCCCCGACGACTTGAGAAAGCTAAGGAGGACGGCCAGACTGCCCGTTCGAAAGAGCTGGCCACCATGGCGGTGTTGCTGGCCGGGGCCGGGGGATTGTTGATGTTTGGTGGCGGCCTGGGCAATACCCTTGAAGGCATCATGCGCGACTCGTTTGTGATTGAGCGTGCCGCGATATACGACACCCGCCATATGAGTGTTCAGCTTATTCTGTCGGCCAAGGAGGCTGCCTTTGCCCTGTCGCCGATCCTGATCATGCTGCTGGTGGCCGCTATTGCAGGCTCTATCGGTATTGGGGGGCTGCTGTTCAGTGGCAAGGCCATTGCTCCGAAATTAAACCGGATAGATCCGATTAAGGGCCTGGGTCGAATGTTTTCCCTGCGTTCCCTGATCGAGCTGGTCAAGGCGATCGCGAAGGTAGGCTTGGTGCTTGCGGTCACTATACTGATTCTCAACCTTCGTACTGATGACCTGCTCGCAATCGCAGAGGAGCCGATAGTCCCGGCCATGGCCCATGTGGTTTGGACGGTGGGCTGGAGTTTTTTAATCCTGTCCTGCGCCACCATCATCATTGCCATGATTGATGTACCTTTCGAGATCTACGACCACCAGAAGAAGCTGCGTATGACCAAGCAGGAGGTGAAGGACGAGTACAAGGACACCGAGGGCAAGCCAGAGGTCAAAGGCAAGATTCGCCAGTTGCAGCGTGAGATGGCCCAGCGCCGGATGATGCAGGATGTGCCGACAGCCGATGTGGTGATTACCAACCCGACCCATTATGCGGTGGCGTTAAAGTACAACCAGGATTCGATGGGCGCGCCGGTGGTGGTGGCCAAGGGGGCGGATGAGATTGCCTTCAAGATTATGGAGATTGCCCGTGAGCACAAGGTAGAGATCCTGCGGACGCCGCCGCTGACCCGGGCGGTGTATCACAATACCGATGTGGGGCAGGAAATTCCCGACGGTTTGTATATGGCCATTGCTCAGGTGCTGGCTTATGTGTTCCAGCTTCGGCAGTTCCGCAAGGGGCGCGGGGCAAAACCGGGCATGCCTGATTTTCCGATTCCGCCGGAGATGCGGCGCGATATTTAG
- the upp gene encoding uracil phosphoribosyltransferase — MPIHEVKHPLIRHKLGLMRRADISTKNFRELAQEVGALLTYEATKDFNLQEKTIDGWAGPVTVEQIHGKKVTIVPILRAGLGMLDGVLSLIPVARVSVVGQIRNEDTLEAETYLEKLVGELDQRMALIIDPMLATGGSMISTIDLLKKAGSTEIRALVLVAAPEGIEKVLEKHPDVSIYTASVDERLNEKGYILPGLGDAGDKIFGTKQKDV; from the coding sequence ATGCCGATCCACGAAGTGAAGCACCCCCTGATCCGCCACAAACTCGGCCTGATGCGCCGCGCAGACATCAGCACCAAGAATTTTCGTGAACTGGCACAGGAAGTTGGCGCGCTTCTGACCTACGAGGCGACCAAAGACTTCAACCTGCAGGAAAAGACCATTGATGGCTGGGCCGGGCCGGTGACCGTGGAACAGATTCACGGCAAGAAAGTCACCATTGTGCCGATTCTGCGCGCTGGCCTGGGCATGCTCGACGGCGTGCTGAGCCTGATCCCGGTGGCACGAGTGAGCGTGGTAGGCCAGATCCGTAACGAAGACACCCTGGAAGCTGAAACCTATCTGGAAAAACTGGTGGGCGAGCTGGACCAGCGTATGGCCCTGATCATCGACCCTATGCTGGCCACCGGTGGCTCCATGATCTCCACCATCGACCTGCTCAAGAAAGCCGGCAGCACCGAAATTCGGGCCCTGGTGCTGGTGGCCGCCCCGGAAGGTATCGAGAAAGTACTGGAGAAACACCCGGACGTTTCCATCTACACCGCTTCTGTTGATGAGCGCCTGAACGAAAAAGGCTACATCCTGCCTGGCCTGGGCGATGCCGGTGACAAGATCTTCGGCACCAAGCAGAAGGACGTCTGA
- the fliP gene encoding flagellar type III secretion system pore protein FliP (The bacterial flagellar biogenesis protein FliP forms a type III secretion system (T3SS)-type pore required for flagellar assembly.) yields MTVALLKRCLPLLVLFPGLLLAPVAFADLPGIPAFTVQPGENGTEEYSVTLQILALMTALTFLPAMLMMMTSFTRIIVVFAILRQALGLQATPSNQILLGLALFLSIFIMKPVLEEANRVGLQPYMQEEVTSLEAVELASQPFRRFMLEQTRESDLALFMRIADVQYETPEDVSFWVLMPAFVTSELKTAFQIGFILFIPFLIIDMVVASVLMAMGMMMLSPIIISLPFKIMLFVLVDGWALIMGTLAASYGI; encoded by the coding sequence ATGACCGTGGCCCTGCTCAAACGCTGTCTGCCATTGCTTGTGCTGTTCCCTGGGTTGTTGCTGGCGCCTGTGGCTTTTGCCGACCTGCCAGGCATTCCGGCCTTTACGGTGCAGCCTGGAGAAAACGGAACCGAGGAATACTCGGTCACCCTGCAAATCCTTGCGTTGATGACAGCACTGACCTTCCTGCCCGCGATGTTGATGATGATGACATCGTTCACCCGCATCATCGTGGTCTTCGCCATTCTCCGGCAGGCCCTGGGGTTGCAGGCAACGCCATCCAACCAGATTCTGCTGGGTTTGGCACTGTTCCTGAGTATTTTTATTATGAAACCAGTGCTGGAAGAGGCCAACCGGGTGGGGTTGCAGCCCTATATGCAGGAGGAGGTCACCTCCCTGGAAGCCGTGGAGCTGGCCAGCCAGCCGTTCCGCCGGTTCATGCTGGAGCAGACGCGGGAGTCAGATCTCGCGTTGTTTATGCGCATCGCCGATGTGCAGTATGAAACCCCCGAAGACGTTTCCTTCTGGGTGCTGATGCCGGCATTTGTGACCAGTGAACTCAAGACGGCGTTTCAGATCGGGTTTATTCTGTTCATACCCTTTCTAATCATCGATATGGTGGTGGCCAGTGTTCTGATGGCCATGGGTATGATGATGCTGTCGCCCATCATCATCTCCTTGCCATTTAAAATCATGCTCTTTGTTCTGGTGGATGGCTGGGCGCTGATCATGGGCACCCTTGCCGCCAGTTACGGGATATAG
- the fliO gene encoding flagellar biosynthetic protein FliO has product MVRFLNGLVPLIFAVPAFAEEASAPARDAGRNAPDTLGTIVSLGLGLLAVVAVIYGCAWLIRRMNGMTGMNNNAIKVVSVLAIGARERIALVEVGGQQILLGITPSTIRTLQVFDHPVVDSANPPTGEFARRLQGMIGKSWSAPERKD; this is encoded by the coding sequence ATGGTGCGGTTTCTGAACGGCCTGGTGCCCCTTATTTTTGCTGTTCCAGCATTCGCTGAGGAGGCCAGTGCACCGGCTCGGGACGCTGGCCGAAACGCGCCGGATACTCTGGGGACCATTGTCAGCCTGGGCCTTGGGTTGCTGGCGGTTGTCGCGGTGATCTACGGCTGTGCCTGGCTGATCCGGCGTATGAACGGCATGACCGGCATGAATAACAACGCGATCAAGGTGGTCTCTGTGCTGGCCATTGGGGCCCGGGAGCGGATTGCCCTGGTGGAGGTGGGTGGCCAACAGATATTGCTGGGTATTACCCCTTCCACCATTCGAACCCTGCAGGTGTTCGACCACCCGGTTGTGGATTCCGCCAACCCTCCCACCGGTGAGTTTGCCCGCCGGTTACAGGGCATGATCGGCAAGTCCTGGTCGGCACCGGAAAGGAAAGACTGA
- a CDS encoding uracil-xanthine permease family protein, which translates to MQEHTNESVWKQALAGSQMLLVAFGALVLMPLITGLDPNVALFTAGVGTLIFHIVTGGQIPIFLASSFAFIAPIIAAKGRFGLEETLGGLMAAGILYIILAGAVRARGTGFVTRLLPPVVIAPVIMTIGLGLASVAVHMASGRTGDGAAELVPYNTAIVIAMISLAVTIVMSVWAKGIFRLIPIMFGVIVGYILSWFAGIVDTTPVQEAPWFAVPNFVAPAFSWGAILFMIPVAIAPAIEHIGDVLAIGNVTRKNYLQKPGLHRTLLGDGLATSAASMLGGPPNTTYSEVTGAVMLTRNFNPKVMWWAAGTAIVLAFVGKFGAALQTIPVPVMGGILCLLFGSIAVVGLNTLIRHQVDLSQSRNLVIVGVTLVFGIGNMVVGTLEGIALCAVVAIALNLILPGEKEAWGKRIQEPKA; encoded by the coding sequence ATGCAGGAACACACCAATGAATCCGTATGGAAGCAGGCACTAGCCGGCTCCCAGATGCTACTGGTCGCCTTCGGCGCCCTGGTATTGATGCCCCTGATCACCGGGCTGGACCCCAACGTGGCGCTGTTTACTGCCGGCGTCGGCACCCTGATTTTCCACATAGTCACCGGCGGCCAGATTCCCATCTTCCTGGCCTCATCCTTTGCCTTTATCGCACCAATCATCGCCGCCAAAGGCCGCTTCGGGCTGGAAGAAACTCTTGGGGGCCTGATGGCGGCCGGCATCCTGTACATCATCCTCGCCGGCGCCGTGCGGGCACGGGGCACGGGCTTTGTCACCCGCCTGCTGCCGCCTGTGGTCATCGCCCCGGTGATTATGACCATCGGCCTGGGACTGGCATCGGTGGCGGTGCATATGGCCTCTGGCCGCACCGGAGACGGCGCCGCCGAACTGGTGCCCTACAACACCGCCATTGTCATCGCCATGATCTCCCTGGCCGTCACCATCGTCATGTCGGTCTGGGCCAAGGGCATCTTCCGGCTCATCCCGATCATGTTCGGGGTGATCGTTGGCTACATCCTGTCCTGGTTCGCCGGCATTGTAGACACCACCCCGGTCCAGGAGGCCCCGTGGTTTGCCGTTCCCAACTTCGTCGCACCCGCCTTTAGCTGGGGCGCCATCCTGTTCATGATCCCGGTCGCCATCGCCCCGGCCATTGAACACATCGGCGACGTACTGGCCATCGGCAACGTCACCCGCAAAAACTACCTGCAAAAACCCGGTCTGCACCGCACCCTGCTGGGCGACGGTCTGGCCACCAGCGCCGCCTCCATGCTCGGCGGACCACCCAACACCACCTACTCCGAAGTCACCGGCGCCGTGATGCTGACCCGCAACTTCAACCCGAAAGTCATGTGGTGGGCCGCCGGTACTGCCATCGTCCTGGCCTTTGTCGGCAAGTTCGGTGCAGCCCTGCAGACCATTCCGGTTCCGGTTATGGGCGGCATCCTGTGCCTGCTGTTTGGCTCCATCGCCGTGGTCGGCCTGAACACCCTGATCCGCCACCAGGTAGACCTGTCCCAGTCCCGTAACCTGGTGATCGTTGGCGTGACCCTGGTATTCGGCATCGGCAACATGGTGGTTGGTACGCTGGAAGGCATTGCTCTGTGCGCGGTTGTCGCGATCGCCTTGAACCTGATTCTGCCAGGCGAGAAAGAAGCCTGGGGTAAGCGGATTCAGGAGCCCAAGGCTTAA
- the fliQ gene encoding flagellar biosynthesis protein FliQ — MTPETVIDILREALWMIVLLTAVIIGPGLVIGLVVSTFQAATQINEQTLSFLPRLLVTLIVIIVWGPWMLTLLLDHANRLISGIPFLIG, encoded by the coding sequence ATGACCCCTGAGACCGTGATCGACATTTTGCGCGAAGCGCTCTGGATGATTGTTCTGTTGACGGCTGTCATTATCGGGCCGGGCCTGGTGATTGGTTTGGTCGTGAGTACCTTTCAGGCGGCAACCCAGATCAACGAGCAGACTCTGAGCTTTTTGCCCCGTCTGCTGGTAACACTCATCGTGATCATTGTCTGGGGACCCTGGATGCTTACCTTGCTGCTCGATCATGCCAATCGCCTGATATCCGGCATCCCTTTCCTGATCGGTTGA
- the fliN gene encoding flagellar motor switch protein FliN, which yields MAEDDKKDDKELSEDEKLAAEWEAAMEETGGSEESDADGREDEWAAAMAEAEGADEPGQDVRAAPMEEFPDDAGMGGSGEAPDIDVILDIPVTISMEVGNTQIPIRNLLQLNQGSVIELDRLAGEPLDVLVNGTLIAHGEVVMVNEKFGIRLTDVISPGERIKRLQK from the coding sequence ATGGCTGAGGACGACAAGAAAGACGATAAGGAGCTCAGCGAGGACGAAAAGCTGGCTGCTGAGTGGGAAGCTGCCATGGAGGAAACCGGCGGTTCTGAAGAGAGCGATGCGGATGGCCGTGAGGACGAATGGGCAGCCGCGATGGCCGAAGCCGAGGGAGCCGATGAGCCCGGGCAGGATGTCCGTGCCGCCCCGATGGAAGAATTCCCTGACGACGCAGGTATGGGGGGTAGCGGGGAAGCTCCGGATATCGACGTTATCCTCGATATTCCAGTGACCATCTCCATGGAAGTGGGCAACACCCAGATTCCAATCCGCAACCTGCTGCAGCTTAACCAGGGCTCTGTGATTGAGCTGGACAGACTGGCGGGCGAGCCTCTGGATGTGCTGGTGAATGGCACCTTGATTGCCCACGGCGAGGTTGTGATGGTGAATGAAAAGTTCGGTATCCGCCTGACCGATGTGATCAGCCCGGGTGAGCGCATCAAACGGTTGCAGAAGTAA
- the fliL gene encoding flagellar basal body-associated protein FliL: protein MAENTAAPAPAKKGKLKLIIMLVVIIVLAVALSIVGTLWFLGGGLPGGGEGERASTSEPAFVASSYIDLERPLVTTVQAQGRQRYAQVHLSLEASDPVALAAAETHMPLIRSQLVMVLGNSEFNELQTPEGRSALAEQLLTTVNQVLEEEGEPSIKRVLFRNFVVQ, encoded by the coding sequence ATGGCTGAGAACACTGCTGCACCGGCACCCGCCAAGAAAGGTAAACTGAAGCTCATCATCATGCTGGTGGTGATCATTGTTTTGGCGGTTGCGCTTTCGATCGTTGGAACGCTCTGGTTCCTCGGGGGTGGCCTTCCGGGTGGCGGTGAAGGTGAGCGGGCATCAACGTCAGAGCCGGCCTTTGTCGCCAGCAGCTATATTGACCTGGAGCGCCCGCTGGTAACGACAGTTCAGGCCCAGGGGCGCCAGCGTTACGCCCAGGTTCACCTGTCACTCGAAGCGTCGGACCCAGTCGCCCTGGCCGCGGCGGAAACGCACATGCCGTTGATTCGCAGCCAGTTGGTGATGGTGCTTGGGAACAGTGAATTCAATGAGCTGCAGACGCCGGAAGGGCGGTCAGCTCTTGCCGAGCAGCTGCTAACGACCGTTAACCAAGTGCTTGAGGAAGAAGGCGAGCCGTCGATCAAGCGGGTGCTATTCAGAAACTTTGTAGTGCAATAG
- the fliR gene encoding flagellar biosynthetic protein FliR: MVPAELSADLISQWVGQHLWPLFRLASFLMVIPIFGTQLVPARVRLGLALLMTVLIAPLIPEVPQVEAFSADAVVITLQQILIGVGLGFALTALWQLFVIAGQMIAMQMGLGFASMMDPANGVNVPVLAQIYTITITLLFLAMNGHLVAFEVFIESFYIMPIGMEGLGQAGVWDLAHRISWMFVSATLLALPAVTAVLIVNISFGVMTRAAPQMNIFALGFPIGLIFGLFAIWVLHANFLPHFEQYTRETFDFMRQLQGQP; encoded by the coding sequence ATGGTACCGGCAGAACTCAGTGCAGACCTGATCAGCCAATGGGTGGGTCAACACCTGTGGCCGTTGTTCCGGCTGGCCAGCTTTTTGATGGTCATTCCCATTTTCGGTACCCAGCTGGTGCCCGCACGAGTGCGGCTTGGGCTGGCCCTGCTGATGACCGTGCTTATTGCTCCGTTGATTCCCGAAGTTCCCCAGGTTGAGGCGTTCAGCGCCGATGCCGTGGTGATCACCCTGCAGCAAATCCTGATCGGCGTTGGGCTGGGGTTTGCGCTGACGGCCCTTTGGCAGCTTTTCGTGATTGCCGGCCAGATGATCGCCATGCAGATGGGTCTTGGTTTTGCCTCCATGATGGACCCGGCCAATGGCGTCAACGTGCCGGTACTGGCGCAAATCTACACCATCACCATCACTCTGTTGTTTCTCGCTATGAACGGACACCTGGTGGCGTTCGAAGTGTTCATTGAGAGCTTCTACATCATGCCCATTGGCATGGAGGGGCTTGGCCAGGCGGGGGTGTGGGATCTTGCCCACCGGATCAGCTGGATGTTTGTCTCGGCCACTCTACTGGCACTGCCCGCCGTCACTGCCGTGCTCATCGTCAATATCTCCTTTGGCGTGATGACCCGCGCCGCTCCGCAGATGAATATCTTTGCCCTCGGTTTCCCTATTGGCCTGATTTTTGGATTGTTTGCTATCTGGGTGCTGCACGCCAATTTTCTGCCGCACTTTGAGCAGTACACCCGGGAAACCTTTGATTTTATGCGGCAGCTGCAGGGGCAACCATAG